A genomic region of Denticeps clupeoides chromosome 17, fDenClu1.1, whole genome shotgun sequence contains the following coding sequences:
- the ces2b gene encoding fatty acyl-CoA hydrolase precursor, medium chain: MSSKQLLFCCCVAAAAALLCASDAPDGPVIKTKLGALRGTYQRVKGKTSPVHAYLGVPFAKAPVGPLRLAQPQPVQEWEGVRDATQQPYMCLQNPELVVDMLKSVNIFFELPDVSEDCLYLNVYSPSKPGEDSKLPVMVWIHGGGLSLGSASMYDGSALAAFGDVVVVLIQYRLGLLGYFSTGDDNAPGNLGFLDQVVALQWVQENIQSFGGDPASVTIFGESAGGVSVSLQVLSPLSTGLFHRAIAESGTAAMSMIFSHDPHATAKMVANITGCSSTAPDKIVDCVMQMSKEDILDIMKQSTLLHFGATVDGHFLPKPVETLLQSKDFHKVPLINGINNDEAGWMLMSFFLSDWVDGIDRETVVPLMAPFFPDPSDRWIIDMIFDEYMGTEGDRIKHRDGFRELLADLMFLVPAIQIANAQRDAGAPVYLYEFQHSFSVLKSGRPSFVKADHAEELAFVFGACFTSSGMKLNVSCTEEEEELCKTMMGYWGNFARTGSPNGPALIHWPVYGPEEDYLAIALKQKAGKRLQEHRVTFLTKTLPEKIQAARGKAGRSEL; encoded by the exons ATGTCGTCGAAACAGCTGCTGTTCTGCTGCTGCGTTGCTGCAGCTGCCGCGCTGTTGTGCGCTTCAGACGCACCTGATG GCCCGGTGATTAAGACCAAGCTGGGAGCTCTGAGGGGTACGTATCAGCGTGTAAAAGGAAAGACCTCTCCGGTCCACGCTTACCTGGGCGTGCCCTTTGCCAAAGCACCTGTCGGCCCACTGAGGCTGGCCCAACCACAGCCTGTGCAGGAATGGGAGGGAGTAAGGGACGCCACGCAGCAGCCGTACAT GTGTTTGCAAAACCCAGAGCTTGTGGTGGACATGTTGAAaagtgtgaacatttttttcgAGCTCCCTGACGTGTCAGAGGACTGTCTGTACCTAAATGTATACAGCCCTTCTAAACCTGGCGAGGACAGCAAGCTACCT GTCATGGTGTGGATCCATGGAGGTGGGCTGAGCCTGGGCTCTGCCTCAATGTATGATGGATCGGCACTGGCAGCCTTTGGGGACGTTGTCGTGGTGTTAATCCAGTACAGATTGGGCTTGCTGGGCTACTTCAG TACTGGAGATGACAATGCCCCTGGAAACCTGGGTTTCCTCGACCAGGTTGTAGCTCTTCAGTGGGTTCAAGAGAACATCCAGAGTTTTGGGGGTGACCCTGCGTCTGTCACCATATTTGGGGAGTCAGCTGGTGGAGTGAGCGTGTCCTTACAG GTTCTTTCCCCTCTGAGCACCGGCCTTTTCCACCGTGCGATAGCGGAGAGTGGCACTGCAGCTATGTCCATGATCTTCAGCCACGATCCTCATGCGACAGCAAAG ATGGTAGCCAATATTACAGGCTGTAGCAGCACCGCGCCGGACAAGATTGTAGACTGTGTGATGCAAATGTCAAAGGAAGACATTTTAGATATCATGAAACAG TCTACACTATTACATTTTGGAGCGACTGTCGATGGCCATTTTCTCCCTAAACCAGTGGAAACCCTTTTGCAATCTAAAGACTTCCACAAGGTGCCACTAATCAACGGCATTAATAATGATGAGGCCGGCTGGATGTTAATGTCA ttttttttgtcagactGGGTTGATGGAATTGATCGGGAGACTGTTGTGCCACTGATGGCTCCATTCTTCCCTGAC CCCAGTGACCGGTGGATCATTGACATGATTTTTGACGAGTACATGGGCACTGAAGGGGACCGCATCAAACACAGAGATGGCTTTAGAGAGCTTTTGGCAGATTTGATGTTCCTGGTTCCTGCCATCCAGATAGCAAATGCGCAGAGAG ATGCCGGCGCACCAGTTTACCTGTATGAGTTCCAGCACTCGTTCAGCGTCTTGAAGTCAGGAAGACCCAGCTTTGTCAAGGCCGACCATGCTGAGGAGCTGGCCTTCGTTTTTGGAGCCTGCTTTACGAGCAGCGGCATGAAGTTGAATG TGTcctgcacagaggaagaggaagagctgTGCAAAACAATGATGGGCTACTGGGGCAACTTTGCACGCACTGG gtcTCCAAATGGCCCAGCTCTGATTCACTGGCCAGTGTATGGCCCTGAGGAAGATTATCTGGCAATTGCCCTCAAACAAAAGGCTGGCAAGAGGCTACAAGAGCATCGGGTCACCTTCCTGACCAAGACTCTCCCAGAGAAGATCCAAGCAGCTCGAGGGAAGGCCGGGCGTAGTGAGCTGTAG
- the pdcd2l gene encoding programmed cell death protein 2-like encodes MAAAQETPLIGLSDGAVDQKRSVPTSFCTNKIGDRPDQIPVISLGHPGCGLCSSALAHVVQVYCPLEASPYHRTINVFACVNPACLGKSESWKVLRSQCLESDVKRPSDVTGDTSTAAHDVSLSRTDWCDEADDWGAEENGLDGWRVGSTQAVQNTTAKSDLERGVSKKLQSLSINPLGAIDVTGPTFQAFYISVVEETDFDGVANMEHAHELLREYEKREGLSVMDLRSCESEREEKYEKTKARHGDDVFSCFMKKISICPEQVLRYSRNGTPLFITEPPSNMKQLVPVCSQCGSPRTFEFQLMPALVSLLQSKDPDSELTLEFGTVLVYTCQDNCWTSGSRSPAEEFPFVQADPDQELFK; translated from the exons ATGGCAGCGGCGCAAGAAACTCCCCTTATAGGCTTGAGTGACGGAGCTGTTGATCAGAAGAGAAGCGTTCCGACGTCGTTCTGCACCAATAAGATAGGCGACAGGCCG GATCAGATTCCGGTTATATCTTTAGGACACCCCGGCTGCGGACTGTGCAGCTCCGCACTCGCTCACGTTGTGCAGGTGTACTGCCCCCTTGAGGCGTCTCCGTATCATCGCACCATAAATGTTTTTGCCTGTGTGAATCCAGCGTGCCTGGGAAAGTCCGAGAG CTGGAAGGTGCTCCGCTCACAGTGCCTGGAGTCAGATGTCAAACGTCCTTCAGATGTTACGGGGGATACTTCTACAGCAGCACACGATGTGTCCCTTTCAAGAACCGACTGGTGTGACGAGGCAGATGACTGGGGCGCAGAGGAAAACGGACTCGACGGATGGCGCGTGGGCTCGACTCAAGCTGTGCAGAACACAACAGCAAAGTCGGATTTGGAAAGGGGTGTCAGTAAAAAACTACAGAGCCTCAGTATTAATCCACTGGGGGCGATCGATGTGACCGGACCCACCTTTCAGGCCTTCTATATCAGTGTAGTTGAAGAAACAGACTTTGATGGGGTGGCCAACATGGAACATGCCCATGAGCTGCTGCGGGAATATGAAAAAAGAGAAGGCCTGAGCGTAATGGATCTCAGAAG cTGTGAAAGTGAGCGAGAAGAAAAGTATGAGAAAActaaagccagacatggagatGATGTTTTCTCTTGTTTCATGAAGAAAATTTCTATATGTCCTGAACAAGTGCTAAG ATACAGTAGAAATGGAACGCCTCTCTTTATCACTGAACCCCCCTCCAACATGAAGCAATtggtgccagtctgcagtcAGTGTGGCAGCCCCAGGACATTTGAGTTCCAGCTAATGCCAGCGCTGGTCAGTTTGCTTCAAAGTAAAGACCCAGATTCAG AGCTGACACTGGAGTTTGGAACGGTGTTGGTTTACACCTGCCAGGACAATTGTTGGACATCTGGTTCCAGGTCCCCTGCAGAAGAGTTTCCTTTTGTGCAAGCAGATCCTGACCAAGAGCTCTTCAAATGA